GGTTCCCCATTGCGCGTTCTTTCTAAAGCATAGGAGGATCCTATAACCACTTCCCCAGTTTCTACGCTCAAAACTCTTATGGACATTCCGGAAATAAATTCCTTTTGTTCAACCCCACTGAAAGATAACTTCTTGAAAGCTACGCCGGAACTTTCAACCTTGGTTTCGACTCTTACCGTTCCAACAAGCAGGTAATCAGCTTCTACGAGTTTTCCTATCTTTTGCAGACTGGTGTCTTTCGTGAGGCCGGTCAAGCTTACCTCTTGCTCCTGTAGTATATTCTGAAGATATGATCTATCTACAATGCGAAAACCGTTTTTAATTAGATTCTGCGAAACCAGGTCACTGGCCAAAAATCCAACTTCTCTGGTTGTGCTGGAAAAAGGAAGGACTGCTATTTTTGCATCAGAAACATTAGCTCCTGGGCGGGAATAGACGGTGTAGGGATACTCATGGGCAGTACATGATAACATCAAGAAAGCCAGAACTAACACCGCAAACCGCTTCATAATTCCCTCCTTAAATTAAGCCCTACCAATTCCAAATAACCCGGTCCAATCATATAATAAAAAACCCCACCTCTTCC
This portion of the Deltaproteobacteria bacterium genome encodes:
- a CDS encoding CsgG/HfaB family protein is translated as MKRFAVLVLAFLMLSCTAHEYPYTVYSRPGANVSDAKIAVLPFSSTTREVGFLASDLVSQNLIKNGFRIVDRSYLQNILQEQEVSLTGLTKDTSLQKIGKLVEADYLLVGTVRVETKVESSGVAFKKLSFSGVEQKEFISGMSIRVLSVETGEVVIGSSYALERTRNGEPDTNHARPLSAIGQGLVNYILGKPMPKLILHKDPEQKSP